One genomic region from Parerythrobacter aestuarii encodes:
- a CDS encoding esterase-like activity of phytase family protein, whose product MKRRLILLVLVAVALAPGTWLRSAPPPVMLNAGVEVIRLAIDKPRIGALDVIGTWQLKSEHSLFHGYSGLVALGGGKFLAASDAGAGLAFSMASGGPTDFELFPYDPDTRFTDKMYQDIEALAHDPGTGRVWAAFEGRNMIERREGDLSDPAQALPEPMRRWGENSGPEAMTRLSDGSFLMLGEGRAGFMGEEFPGLKWQRDPVLGDKPMEFSFAAPEGFRPTDMAALPDGRVLILVRRIAWGFPPHFKVVLLVADPAEIVVGESWSGTELARFDPPFPTDNYEGLAIEPGSDRGTGYPVMVTIISDDNAVSYQRTLLLRLQWDGKLPAPSR is encoded by the coding sequence ATGAAGCGCCGCCTGATCCTGCTGGTGCTGGTTGCGGTCGCGCTTGCGCCGGGAACATGGCTGCGCAGTGCTCCTCCACCCGTGATGCTGAATGCCGGGGTCGAAGTCATTCGCCTCGCCATCGATAAACCGCGCATTGGAGCGCTGGACGTTATCGGGACCTGGCAGCTCAAGAGCGAACATTCCCTGTTCCATGGCTATTCGGGGCTCGTCGCGCTTGGTGGCGGCAAGTTCCTTGCTGCCAGCGACGCAGGGGCCGGGTTGGCGTTCTCCATGGCGTCGGGAGGCCCGACCGACTTCGAGCTGTTTCCCTACGATCCCGACACCAGGTTTACCGACAAGATGTACCAGGACATCGAAGCGCTGGCGCATGATCCGGGCACGGGGCGCGTCTGGGCAGCATTCGAAGGCCGCAACATGATCGAACGGCGCGAAGGGGACCTTTCGGACCCGGCCCAGGCCCTGCCGGAGCCGATGCGGCGCTGGGGCGAGAACAGCGGGCCCGAGGCGATGACGCGGTTGAGCGACGGGAGCTTCTTGATGCTGGGCGAAGGCAGGGCCGGGTTCATGGGCGAAGAATTTCCGGGCCTGAAGTGGCAGCGCGATCCGGTGCTGGGTGACAAGCCAATGGAGTTCAGCTTTGCCGCCCCAGAGGGCTTTCGCCCCACCGACATGGCGGCGCTGCCTGATGGCAGGGTCTTGATCCTTGTGCGCCGGATCGCATGGGGCTTTCCGCCGCATTTCAAGGTAGTGCTGCTGGTTGCCGACCCGGCGGAAATCGTTGTCGGCGAGAGTTGGAGCGGCACGGAGCTGGCACGTTTTGACCCGCCGTTTCCGACCGACAATTATGAGGGACTTGCGATCGAACCCGGAAGTGATCGCGGCACGGGCTACCCCGTGATGGTGACGATAATCTCGGATGACAATGCCGTATCCTACCAGCGCACGCTCCTGCTGCGGCTGCAATGGGACGGCAAACTGCCCGCGCCCTCAAGATAG
- the rpmB gene encoding 50S ribosomal protein L28 — MSRICELTGKGRQVGHNVSHANNKTKRVFLPNLQNVTLLSEKLDRSFKFRVSTQGLRSVEHNGGLDNWLLKTKDEKLSSNALKVKRELKKALAAA, encoded by the coding sequence ATGTCGCGCATCTGCGAACTGACCGGCAAGGGCCGCCAGGTCGGCCACAACGTGAGCCACGCCAACAACAAGACCAAGCGCGTCTTCCTGCCCAACCTGCAGAACGTCACGCTGCTGAGCGAGAAGCTCGACCGCAGCTTCAAGTTCCGCGTGTCGACCCAGGGCCTGCGCTCGGTCGAGCACAATGGCGGACTGGACAACTGGCTGCTCAAGACCAAGGACGAGAAGCTTTCCTCTAACGCGCTCAAGGTGAAGCGCGAGCTGAAGAAGGCTCTGGCCGCGGCGTAA
- a CDS encoding nucleoside deaminase, giving the protein MTRWPLPDPMRRALDAARAAAEAGEVPIGAVVTRGEDIIAVAHNSPRTDTDPTAHAEVAAIRAAAKALGQERLEGCDLWVTLEPCAMCAGAISHARIARLYYAASDPKGGAVEHGAKVFDHPQCLHAPEVYAGMGEDEAAGLLKRFFAERR; this is encoded by the coding sequence ATGACCCGCTGGCCCTTACCAGACCCGATGCGCCGCGCCCTCGACGCCGCCCGTGCGGCGGCCGAGGCCGGCGAAGTGCCGATCGGGGCGGTGGTGACACGCGGCGAGGACATCATCGCCGTCGCGCACAACTCTCCGCGCACGGACACTGACCCCACTGCCCATGCCGAAGTGGCCGCGATTCGCGCCGCTGCCAAGGCATTGGGGCAGGAGCGGCTGGAAGGTTGCGACCTGTGGGTGACGCTCGAACCCTGCGCCATGTGCGCCGGGGCGATCAGCCACGCGCGGATCGCGCGGCTCTACTACGCCGCCAGCGACCCCAAGGGCGGCGCAGTGGAGCACGGAGCGAAGGTGTTCGATCATCCGCAATGCCTGCACGCGCCGGAAGTGTATGCGGGCATGGGCGAGGACGAGGCTGCGGGGTTGCTCAAGAGATTCTTTGCTGAGCGTCGGTAG
- a CDS encoding ribonuclease T2 family protein encodes MRKIALFVGLAGLCAGPAFAQSYQCRVPQNLLVPEGKSGQPRQLPVTGYTFALSWSPEFCKNRQSSPRHRSQCSGRNGRFGMVVHGLWPDGRSTWPQYCRTAQRVSVPEAKRNMCMMPSARLMADQWRKHGACLTRKPETYFKVTRILWNSLKHPDYDRLSREDGLTAGRIRAAFTRANPDWTPEMVGVKLNERGWLQELRLCYGKDWMPTRCKRSQLGARDNVSAKIWRGL; translated from the coding sequence ATGCGTAAGATCGCCCTGTTTGTCGGCTTGGCTGGCCTATGTGCGGGTCCCGCATTCGCCCAATCCTACCAGTGCCGCGTGCCGCAGAACCTGCTGGTGCCGGAGGGCAAGTCGGGCCAGCCGCGCCAGCTGCCGGTCACTGGCTACACCTTCGCGCTGAGCTGGTCGCCGGAGTTCTGCAAGAACCGTCAAAGTTCGCCCCGCCATCGCTCGCAATGCTCGGGCCGCAACGGGCGCTTCGGCATGGTGGTGCATGGCCTGTGGCCGGACGGCCGCTCCACCTGGCCGCAATATTGCCGCACCGCCCAGCGCGTCAGCGTGCCCGAGGCGAAGCGCAATATGTGCATGATGCCCTCGGCCCGGCTGATGGCCGACCAGTGGCGCAAGCATGGCGCCTGCTTGACCCGCAAGCCCGAGACCTATTTCAAGGTCACCCGCATCCTCTGGAACAGCCTCAAGCACCCCGACTACGACCGCCTGAGCCGCGAGGACGGGCTGACCGCAGGCCGCATCCGCGCCGCCTTCACTCGCGCCAACCCCGACTGGACGCCGGAGATGGTCGGCGTGAAACTCAACGAACGCGGGTGGCTACAGGAACTGCGGCTCTGCTACGGCAAGGACTGGATGCCGACCCGCTGCAAGCGCAGCCAGCTGGGCGCGCGGGACAATGTGTCGGCGAAGATCTGGCGGGGGTTGTGA
- the nadC gene encoding carboxylating nicotinate-nucleotide diphosphorylase — protein MTNFFLPGFDLDVFVRDTLAEDLGNGLPGGGHDVTSESVIPAGARFAGVMDTRDAISVAGLPIAEAFFRALEPEMTIEILVEEGAQVPAGTDLMRLEGNARAMLTAERSALNTLQHLSGIATMVREYVDAMDNPDCTLLDTRKTIPGLRHLEKYAVRMGGASNHRMGLWDAAMIKDNHVLVAGSVGEAVRRAVEAGVQEIICEVDRLDQIEPALAAGATRLLLDNMEPDTLREAVSIVAGRVPTEASGGINLQTIKAKAATGVDYVSVGRLTQSAPAADIGLDFKPL, from the coding sequence ATGACCAACTTCTTCCTCCCCGGTTTCGACCTCGACGTTTTCGTTCGCGACACGCTGGCTGAAGATCTGGGCAATGGCCTGCCCGGCGGCGGGCATGACGTGACCAGCGAAAGCGTGATCCCGGCCGGGGCGCGCTTTGCCGGGGTGATGGATACGCGCGATGCCATCAGCGTCGCCGGCCTGCCCATCGCCGAGGCGTTCTTCCGCGCACTCGAGCCGGAGATGACCATCGAGATCCTCGTCGAGGAAGGCGCGCAGGTGCCCGCCGGGACCGACCTGATGCGGCTGGAAGGCAATGCCCGCGCCATGCTGACTGCCGAACGCAGCGCGCTCAACACCCTCCAGCACCTCTCTGGCATCGCCACCATGGTGCGCGAATATGTCGACGCGATGGACAATCCGGATTGCACCCTGCTCGACACCCGCAAGACCATCCCCGGCCTGCGGCATCTGGAGAAATATGCTGTGCGCATGGGCGGGGCGAGCAATCACCGCATGGGCCTGTGGGACGCAGCGATGATCAAGGACAACCACGTGCTGGTCGCCGGCAGCGTCGGCGAAGCGGTGCGGCGCGCGGTCGAGGCCGGGGTGCAGGAGATCATCTGCGAGGTCGACCGGCTCGACCAGATCGAACCGGCATTGGCGGCGGGCGCGACCCGGCTGCTGCTCGACAATATGGAGCCCGATACACTGCGCGAGGCCGTGAGCATCGTCGCCGGCCGCGTCCCGACCGAAGCGAGCGGGGGGATCAACCTCCAGACCATCAAGGCCAAGGCCGCGACGGGCGTGGACTACGTCTCCGTCGGCCGTCTGACTCAGAGCGCGCCTGCAGCCGATATTGGCTTGGATTTTAAGCCGCTGTGA
- a CDS encoding LytR/AlgR family response regulator transcription factor, with product MTIRTILVDDEKLAIQGLQLRLQPFEDVEIIGTCSNGREAIRKIKTEKPDLVFLDIQMPGFDGFSVVKGVMEIEPPLFVFVTAYQEHAIRAFEANAVNYLMKPVDEDKLADTIERVRQRLAEKKSAEEAEKLLNVLSEVAPDAAEEFAEGGDDTSDRYEKLINVKDRGQIFRVETDSIEHIEAAGDYMCIYTGDNSLILRETMKDLERRLDPRKFQRVHRSTIVNLDQVRQVKPHTNGECFLVLDSGAEVKVSRSYRDVVARFVH from the coding sequence ATGACCATTCGCACCATCCTCGTCGACGATGAGAAGCTCGCCATCCAGGGCCTGCAGCTGCGGCTGCAGCCGTTCGAAGACGTGGAGATCATCGGCACCTGTTCCAACGGTCGCGAAGCGATCCGCAAGATCAAGACCGAGAAACCCGACCTGGTGTTCCTCGACATCCAGATGCCGGGGTTCGATGGCTTCAGCGTGGTCAAGGGCGTGATGGAGATCGAACCGCCTCTGTTCGTATTCGTCACCGCCTACCAGGAACACGCCATTCGCGCGTTCGAGGCAAATGCCGTCAATTACCTGATGAAGCCGGTCGACGAGGACAAGCTGGCCGACACCATCGAGCGTGTGCGCCAGCGGCTGGCAGAGAAGAAAAGCGCCGAAGAGGCCGAGAAGCTGCTTAACGTCCTTAGCGAAGTCGCACCCGATGCGGCCGAGGAATTCGCCGAAGGTGGTGACGACACCAGCGACCGCTACGAAAAGCTCATCAACGTCAAGGATCGCGGGCAGATATTCCGAGTCGAAACCGACTCGATCGAACATATCGAGGCCGCAGGCGACTATATGTGCATCTATACCGGCGACAACTCGCTGATCCTGCGCGAGACGATGAAGGACCTCGAGCGTCGCCTCGATCCGCGCAAATTCCAGCGCGTGCACCGCTCGACCATCGTCAACCTCGACCAGGTCCGCCAGGTCAAGCCGCATACCAATGGCGAATGCTTCCTGGTGCTGGATTCAGGCGCCGAAGTGAAGGTCAGTCGCTCGTACAGGGATGTCGTCGCGCGTTTCGTGCACTGA
- a CDS encoding sensor histidine kinase, with product MAVLPFRPTPFFENKSRAFWNLQFAGWTGAVMLRSVQGISNGQPASYIILMLIVGITGFSLSTLLSVVYRQLINRPPLVTWGATAGVLAVAVGIYVLVEAWISTLYFADRPTTLTQLVLLYLFVDFSVLGAWTGLYYAINFFLQVEEQADRLERLEAQATSAQLAMLRYQLNPHFLFNTLNSISTLVLLKQTEPANAMLTRLSGFLRHTLISEPGGKVTVAQEVETLKLYLDIERMRFEERLRTEFDIAPDAAKAVLPSLLLQPLVENAIKYAVSPQEEGARITLSAQLVGPRLRITVSDTGPGLQRPETRASLPIALSGKPVSTGVGLANIRDRLAQAYGEDHLFEIRTPDDGGFTVVIELPYETALEDSEAISPNGPAPTAANPRSELPANVESLDAHRATGS from the coding sequence ATGGCCGTATTGCCCTTCCGCCCCACCCCGTTCTTCGAGAACAAGAGCCGCGCTTTCTGGAACCTGCAGTTCGCCGGCTGGACCGGGGCCGTGATGTTGCGATCGGTTCAGGGCATCTCGAACGGCCAGCCGGCCAGTTACATCATCCTGATGCTGATCGTCGGCATCACCGGCTTTTCGCTCAGCACGCTGCTATCGGTTGTCTACCGCCAGCTGATCAATAGGCCCCCGTTGGTTACCTGGGGCGCAACGGCCGGGGTATTGGCAGTCGCTGTCGGCATCTATGTCCTGGTTGAAGCATGGATCAGCACGCTCTATTTCGCTGACCGCCCCACCACCTTGACCCAGTTGGTGCTGCTGTACCTGTTCGTTGATTTTTCGGTGCTGGGTGCCTGGACCGGGCTCTATTACGCCATCAACTTCTTCCTGCAGGTCGAGGAGCAGGCCGACCGGTTGGAACGCCTGGAGGCGCAGGCGACCAGCGCCCAGCTGGCCATGCTGCGTTACCAGCTCAACCCGCATTTCCTTTTCAACACATTGAATTCGATCAGCACGCTGGTGCTGCTCAAGCAGACCGAGCCGGCCAATGCCATGCTGACGCGCCTGTCAGGCTTCCTGCGGCACACGCTGATCAGCGAGCCCGGTGGCAAGGTAACGGTGGCGCAGGAAGTCGAGACTCTGAAGCTCTATCTCGATATCGAGCGCATGCGGTTCGAAGAGCGCCTGCGGACCGAATTCGACATAGCGCCCGATGCTGCCAAGGCGGTGCTGCCGTCATTGCTGCTGCAACCGTTGGTCGAGAACGCCATCAAATACGCAGTTTCACCGCAGGAGGAGGGTGCCCGCATCACCCTGTCGGCGCAATTGGTCGGACCGAGACTTCGCATCACCGTGTCCGACACCGGGCCGGGATTGCAAAGGCCTGAAACGCGCGCCAGCTTGCCAATTGCGCTGTCCGGCAAGCCTGTCTCCACCGGAGTAGGTCTCGCCAATATCCGTGATCGGCTGGCGCAGGCCTATGGAGAGGACCACCTGTTCGAAATTCGCACCCCCGATGATGGCGGCTTCACCGTCGTGATCGAACTCCCCTATGAAACCGCATTGGAAGATAGCGAGGCCATTTCCCCCAACGGCCCTGCCCCAACTGCAGCTAACCCGAGGTCGGAGCTGCCTGCCAATGTGGAATCGCTAGACGCCCATCGCGCCACCGGAAGTTGA
- a CDS encoding HD domain-containing protein: protein MNAPQHPEHASEHERAKFREMKEGTAEDWALIGKEYREFSKGLADRVLDHLKLLDGDFGGFPVDRLEHSLQTATRAHRDGRDEQYVVMALLHDIGDTLGSYNHPEVAASIIKPFVSEEIHWICQNHGAFQGYYYFHHLGMDRNVRDRFEDHPYYKACAEFCEKYDQAAFDPDYDSEPLEFFEPMVRRVFARPINSMYAKVAEEETA, encoded by the coding sequence ATGAACGCACCGCAGCACCCCGAGCATGCCAGTGAGCATGAACGCGCCAAGTTCCGCGAGATGAAGGAAGGCACGGCGGAAGACTGGGCCCTGATTGGCAAGGAATATCGCGAGTTCTCGAAAGGACTGGCCGATCGCGTGCTCGACCATCTGAAGCTGCTCGATGGCGATTTCGGTGGCTTTCCGGTCGATCGGCTTGAGCATTCACTGCAGACGGCAACGCGCGCTCATCGCGACGGACGCGACGAACAATATGTAGTGATGGCGTTGTTGCACGATATTGGTGACACGCTGGGCAGCTACAACCACCCCGAAGTCGCGGCCTCGATCATCAAGCCCTTCGTTTCCGAAGAGATCCACTGGATCTGCCAGAACCACGGTGCCTTCCAGGGCTATTACTATTTCCACCACCTGGGCATGGACCGTAATGTCCGCGACAGGTTCGAGGATCATCCCTATTACAAGGCGTGCGCGGAATTCTGCGAGAAGTACGACCAGGCCGCGTTCGATCCGGACTATGACAGCGAACCGCTGGAGTTCTTCGAGCCGATGGTGCGGCGGGTCTTCGCCAGGCCGATCAACTCGATGTACGCCAAGGTGGCCGAGGAAGAGACGGCCTAA